The Oculatellaceae cyanobacterium genome contains a region encoding:
- a CDS encoding methyl-accepting chemotaxis protein, giving the protein MVNLTPRKTKSGGLSRVKVLLIPLALTVALLGGIGFYIWDSSQTAKKTRIRDNRILELSGDLKYWDEALTMSARMAAATGDRSWEQRYRTFEPKVGAAVKEGTQLLPNIFRSESMIKADAAAAKLFDAENRAFKLIQQGKRPEAAALLASPEYKQQQQIYSQALQQTLAAMKNYVQASLQAEARQATVAVVIVILALLILLIAWASVLRTLLRYIQTINQAGESLSSTSSEMAATVEQQERTAAQQAAAVSQVTATMDELGASSQQAAQQAESAAASTYQMLNLAESSASGARQVLNLAEGGTKSVEQTLDGMSTLKEKVLAIADQIMHLSEQTNQIGNITRLVTDIANQTNMLSLNAAVEAARAGENGKGFAVVASEIRKLADQSKKSAEKIHTLISDIQNAINLTVMVTDEGKKNAEAGIKLSQETASAFSSMTQAINDVVLKNQEISLISINDVAEINQQISLTAKQQAVAIQQVVEAMNNINQGATQTASGLVQTKIGSQRLNETALELKALV; this is encoded by the coding sequence ATGGTAAATTTAACACCTAGAAAAACTAAATCCGGTGGGCTATCCCGCGTTAAAGTACTGCTAATTCCCTTAGCACTTACAGTTGCACTGTTAGGCGGCATAGGCTTTTACATTTGGGACTCATCACAAACCGCTAAAAAAACCAGAATTCGAGACAATCGCATTCTAGAGTTGAGCGGTGATCTTAAGTATTGGGATGAAGCATTAACAATGTCGGCGCGGATGGCAGCCGCTACAGGGGATAGGAGTTGGGAACAACGTTATCGCACCTTTGAACCCAAAGTAGGTGCTGCTGTTAAGGAAGGCACGCAACTGCTACCTAATATTTTTAGGAGTGAGAGCATGATCAAGGCTGATGCTGCTGCGGCTAAACTCTTTGATGCTGAGAATCGCGCCTTCAAGTTAATCCAACAAGGAAAACGCCCGGAGGCAGCAGCTTTATTAGCTAGTCCAGAGTACAAGCAACAACAGCAAATCTACTCTCAAGCACTACAACAGACCCTTGCTGCCATGAAAAATTATGTGCAAGCCTCTCTCCAAGCTGAAGCTAGGCAAGCAACTGTTGCGGTTGTAATTGTTATTTTAGCTTTGCTCATATTACTGATTGCTTGGGCTAGTGTACTACGCACCCTACTTCGATACATTCAGACGATTAATCAAGCTGGAGAATCTCTTTCTAGTACTTCCAGCGAAATGGCTGCGACAGTCGAACAGCAGGAACGCACTGCCGCGCAACAAGCAGCCGCCGTCAGTCAAGTGACAGCCACAATGGATGAGTTGGGTGCTTCCTCCCAGCAAGCAGCACAGCAAGCAGAATCAGCCGCCGCAAGTACTTATCAGATGTTAAACCTGGCAGAATCCTCAGCCTCCGGTGCGCGTCAGGTATTAAATTTGGCTGAAGGCGGAACTAAATCGGTAGAGCAAACCCTGGATGGGATGTCTACTTTGAAAGAGAAAGTATTAGCGATCGCAGATCAGATTATGCACTTAAGCGAGCAGACTAATCAAATCGGTAACATTACCCGCTTGGTAACAGACATCGCTAATCAAACCAATATGCTTTCCTTAAATGCAGCAGTAGAAGCAGCGCGTGCAGGAGAAAACGGCAAAGGCTTCGCAGTTGTTGCCAGTGAAATTCGCAAGCTAGCTGACCAAAGCAAAAAATCAGCCGAAAAAATTCATACTCTCATTTCTGATATTCAGAACGCCATCAATTTAACAGTGATGGTAACAGATGAAGGCAAGAAAAATGCCGAGGCAGGAATCAAACTGTCTCAAGAAACAGCATCCGCTTTTTCCAGCATGACTCAAGCAATTAATGATGTAGTTTTGAAAAATCAAGAAATTTCCTTGATATCTATTAATGATGTTGCTGAAATCAATCAACAAATTTCGCTCACAGCCAAGCAGCAAGCTGTAGCTATCCAACAGGTAGTAGAAGCGATGAATAACATCAACCAAGGAGCAACTCAAACGGCAAGTGGCTTAGTTCAAACCAAAATCGGCAGCCAAAGACTGAACGAAACGGCTTTAGAACTGAAAGCTTTGGTATAG
- a CDS encoding chemotaxis protein CheW, with protein MEPQDFIICSLNNSFYGIAASVVKEIFYLPELTPVAEAPPDIVGVLNLRGDILPVMDLYIRLGQQPQDYQLTDSIIVLNWEGFQVGVIVNQVHEVKNIAANEITTNLSYRRGMLSKNGSQPGAVTSGKFINGVAQVDEDLVMLINHQTLIEYSKFIHPDTNDSDEEISANSQAAAALLLERTYNGSDRIFCPHATPEERATFRERAENLRRTTESEDFAGLIPLAVIGLNGEYFGLDLDTVREFTDISKITPIPCCPPHIVGNINLRGEIVTLVDVRGALNLPIAGANQASKVMVVRMEDLVAGVTVDEVFDVMYLNPTEMMPVPAAVHSINDEYLRGTAPYREKMMGVLDLPKILTKGGLTVDEEV; from the coding sequence ATGGAACCTCAAGATTTTATTATTTGTAGCCTGAATAATTCCTTCTATGGAATTGCTGCATCTGTAGTTAAGGAAATATTCTATTTGCCGGAATTAACTCCTGTTGCTGAAGCACCCCCTGATATTGTAGGAGTGCTGAATCTGCGAGGGGATATATTACCTGTAATGGATTTGTATATCCGCTTAGGGCAACAACCGCAGGATTACCAGTTAACTGATAGTATAATTGTACTTAATTGGGAAGGATTTCAAGTCGGAGTTATTGTTAATCAAGTCCACGAAGTAAAAAATATTGCCGCTAATGAGATTACTACTAATCTTTCTTATCGGCGCGGAATGCTAAGTAAAAATGGCTCTCAGCCTGGGGCAGTAACATCTGGTAAATTTATTAACGGCGTAGCCCAAGTAGATGAAGATTTGGTGATGTTGATTAATCACCAAACTTTGATTGAATACTCAAAATTTATTCATCCTGATACTAATGATAGTGATGAAGAAATTTCAGCAAATAGCCAAGCTGCGGCTGCTTTGCTGCTAGAACGTACTTATAATGGTAGCGATCGCATATTTTGCCCTCATGCTACACCAGAAGAAAGAGCAACTTTTCGGGAACGGGCAGAAAATTTAAGACGTACAACAGAAAGTGAAGATTTTGCTGGATTAATACCGTTAGCTGTTATTGGTTTAAATGGCGAATATTTTGGATTAGACCTTGATACTGTCCGCGAATTTACTGATATTAGTAAAATTACCCCTATTCCCTGCTGTCCTCCTCATATTGTGGGTAATATTAACCTGCGTGGCGAGATTGTCACCTTAGTTGATGTGCGTGGAGCGTTAAATCTCCCCATTGCCGGTGCTAACCAAGCATCTAAAGTAATGGTTGTACGGATGGAAGATTTAGTAGCAGGTGTGACAGTAGATGAGGTATTTGATGTTATGTACCTTAATCCTACTGAAATGATGCCAGTACCAGCAGCCGTACATTCAATTAATGATGAATATCTCCGAGGTACTGCACCTTATCGTGAAAAGATGATGGGAGTTTTAGATTTACCTAAAATATTGACTAAGGGCGGATTAACTGTTGATGAAGAAGTGTAA
- a CDS encoding methyl-accepting chemotaxis protein encodes MLQKMSLQTRLLGSFLLMGGIVLAVGLVGANGNSRLGKHINTLGNNTLPSVTGLWKVNEGQTQVQSSERALLNTVLSSEKRQVELTRIKDAWRQIDEGFKQYESISQTEEEKKLYQKFLEDWDKWKLDHQKFLQEYQKFANMGIQDPPNRMAALVSQGKQNSPEMRLAKAADAQFDRISEFSANQGLESFNASTDSVIAVIDYNQEFGTGAKKSAEKDAYQTNSLMLLGMIAGPGTAIIFGVFLSRTIAKPLGDKISHIVNTIVSSSTEIAATVDQQERTASQQAVSVSQTSTTMDELGASSRISSEQAESAANGAREVLTLVDGNNHSDNASVYHGSSLREKVTQIAEQILRLSEQTHQIGSISTLVSELANQTNMLALNAAVEAVRAGEHGKGFAVVASEIRKLADQSKKSAERINGLVMDIQNATNSTVMVADEGRKTVENVVNSVNTIAVNTQQISLTAKQQAVAIQQVVEAMNNLTQGASQTASGISQTKVGVQRLNDAAMNLKAVV; translated from the coding sequence ATGTTACAAAAAATGAGTTTACAGACAAGATTGCTTGGCTCATTCTTGTTAATGGGCGGAATTGTATTAGCTGTCGGGCTAGTTGGAGCTAATGGTAACTCACGCTTAGGTAAACATATCAACACCCTAGGTAATAATACCCTTCCTAGCGTAACTGGGTTATGGAAAGTTAATGAAGGACAAACTCAAGTACAGTCATCAGAAAGAGCCTTACTCAACACAGTCCTTAGCTCCGAAAAAAGACAAGTAGAATTAACTCGGATTAAAGATGCTTGGAGGCAAATAGACGAAGGGTTTAAACAATATGAATCTATTTCCCAAACTGAAGAAGAAAAGAAACTTTACCAAAAATTTTTAGAAGATTGGGATAAGTGGAAATTAGACCATCAAAAATTTCTACAAGAGTATCAAAAGTTTGCCAATATGGGCATTCAAGATCCTCCTAATCGCATGGCTGCATTGGTAAGTCAAGGGAAACAAAATAGCCCAGAAATGCGATTAGCTAAAGCCGCAGATGCCCAGTTTGACCGCATTAGTGAATTTTCGGCTAATCAAGGACTTGAGTCTTTCAATGCTTCTACTGACAGCGTTATAGCAGTGATTGACTATAATCAAGAATTTGGAACAGGGGCGAAAAAATCTGCCGAAAAAGATGCTTACCAAACTAATTCCTTGATGTTGCTTGGGATGATAGCTGGCCCAGGTACTGCAATTATCTTTGGGGTATTCCTCAGTAGAACGATCGCCAAACCACTAGGTGATAAAATTTCCCATATTGTTAATACTATTGTCTCATCTTCTACAGAAATTGCAGCCACAGTAGATCAACAAGAACGCACTGCATCTCAACAAGCAGTATCTGTCAGTCAAACCAGCACCACAATGGATGAATTAGGTGCATCCTCCCGCATTTCCTCCGAACAAGCAGAGTCAGCCGCTAATGGTGCTAGAGAAGTATTAACCTTAGTCGATGGTAATAACCACAGCGATAATGCTTCTGTTTATCATGGTTCTAGTCTGCGAGAAAAAGTTACACAAATTGCCGAACAAATTCTGCGCTTAAGTGAACAAACGCATCAGATTGGTTCAATTTCCACGCTAGTAAGTGAATTAGCTAATCAAACTAATATGTTAGCTCTGAATGCTGCTGTAGAAGCTGTCCGTGCTGGTGAGCATGGCAAAGGTTTTGCTGTTGTGGCTTCAGAAATTCGTAAACTTGCCGATCAAAGCAAAAAGTCAGCCGAGCGCATTAACGGTTTAGTAATGGATATCCAAAATGCCACGAATTCTACGGTAATGGTTGCCGATGAAGGTAGAAAAACGGTAGAAAATGTGGTTAATTCTGTTAATACTATCGCAGTAAATACACAACAGATTTCGCTGACTGCTAAACAGCAAGCTGTAGCTATCCAACAGGTAGTTGAAGCTATGAATAACCTCACTCAAGGTGCTTCTCAAACTGCTAGTGGTATTAGCCAAACTAAAGTTGGTGTTCAAAGACTAAACGATGCTGCTATGAATCTGAAAGCAGTAGTCTAG
- a CDS encoding methyl-accepting chemotaxis protein yields MLKNYAVSAPKNWGLKTKAIALAVALGTLPVIAIGATAYYFANRSITNRVLESEKTSAIALADKVNSFMFERYGDIQHLATLPILSDPSVIKFTTYQQKQAALDRFVKVYRIYDSIAVADLKGNTIIQSSGEPVTGLGERDYFKEVLKTNRPAIVNPRASALTGEFSIFVAAPVKDINTGKTIAIIRSRLPVTYLDERIKTIGLGQISYHIIDATGKLFIGNDPNDIGREARELYPLFPQVKASQLAVAQVAVNQIDRVEKIAAIAPTKKLEEIPNLNWTVILDLDTTIAFKAQRELLTTILIGTILTALIVSAIAAFLANRATQSINNIIDVVASSSSEIATTVEQQEYTANQQAASVNQTTATMDELNATSRQSAAQAEAAATSARQVLNLVDSSAVTDESLVTESSLRDKVGQIAEQIIRLSEQMGQIYSITNLVGDIANQTNMLALNAAVEAARAGEQGKGFAVIATEIRKLADQSRKSTERINTLVTDIQKATNTTVIVADEGRKTVDNIVEAINNIALSSTQISLNAKQQSAAIEQVVDAMNTLNRAAIETASGISQTKIGTQKLERAASELKAMV; encoded by the coding sequence ATGCTAAAGAATTATGCTGTATCTGCACCTAAAAATTGGGGCTTAAAAACAAAAGCAATAGCATTAGCAGTTGCTTTAGGAACCCTACCAGTAATCGCAATTGGAGCAACAGCTTATTATTTTGCCAATCGTTCTATAACTAATCGAGTACTTGAATCGGAAAAAACATCTGCGATCGCACTAGCAGATAAAGTAAATAGCTTTATGTTTGAGCGATATGGAGACATTCAGCATCTTGCCACTTTACCGATTTTATCAGATCCGAGTGTAATTAAATTTACTACTTATCAGCAAAAGCAAGCAGCTTTAGATCGATTCGTTAAAGTTTACAGAATTTATGACAGTATTGCTGTTGCCGATTTGAAGGGAAACACAATTATACAATCATCTGGGGAACCCGTAACAGGTTTGGGTGAAAGAGATTATTTTAAAGAAGTGTTAAAAACCAATCGTCCTGCAATAGTTAATCCTAGAGCTTCAGCTTTAACAGGAGAATTTTCAATATTTGTAGCTGCGCCTGTTAAAGATATTAATACAGGTAAAACAATTGCTATCATTCGTTCGCGACTACCAGTTACATATTTAGACGAAAGAATTAAAACTATTGGGTTAGGGCAAATTTCATATCATATAATTGATGCTACGGGCAAGTTATTTATTGGCAACGATCCTAATGATATTGGCAGAGAAGCTAGGGAATTATATCCTTTATTTCCTCAAGTAAAAGCATCACAACTGGCGGTTGCTCAGGTAGCAGTTAATCAGATTGATAGAGTAGAAAAAATAGCTGCGATCGCACCTACTAAAAAGCTTGAAGAAATACCAAACTTAAATTGGACAGTAATACTAGATTTAGATACAACTATTGCCTTTAAAGCCCAAAGAGAGCTACTGACAACTATCTTAATTGGAACTATATTAACGGCATTGATTGTAAGCGCGATCGCAGCTTTTCTCGCTAACCGCGCTACTCAATCAATTAATAATATCATTGATGTTGTTGCTAGTTCTTCCTCAGAGATTGCTACTACCGTTGAGCAACAAGAATACACAGCTAACCAGCAAGCCGCGTCTGTAAATCAAACCACCGCTACAATGGATGAATTAAATGCTACCTCTCGGCAATCAGCCGCGCAAGCAGAAGCGGCTGCAACTAGCGCTAGACAAGTACTAAACTTAGTGGATAGCAGCGCCGTAACAGATGAATCTTTAGTTACTGAATCTAGTCTTAGAGATAAAGTGGGACAAATTGCCGAGCAAATTATCCGTTTGAGCGAACAAATGGGTCAAATTTATAGCATTACAAATTTAGTCGGTGATATAGCCAACCAAACCAATATGTTAGCGTTAAATGCAGCAGTAGAAGCGGCTCGTGCTGGCGAGCAAGGCAAAGGTTTTGCTGTTATTGCCACTGAAATTCGTAAATTGGCAGATCAAAGCCGGAAATCTACTGAGAGAATAAATACTTTAGTTACTGATATACAGAAAGCAACAAATACAACTGTTATAGTAGCGGATGAAGGCAGAAAAACTGTTGATAATATTGTAGAAGCTATTAACAACATTGCTCTTAGTTCAACACAAATTTCGCTCAATGCCAAACAGCAATCTGCCGCAATTGAACAGGTCGTAGACGCAATGAACACTCTTAACCGAGCGGCAATAGAAACTGCTAGTGGTATTAGTCAGACTAAAATTGGTACACAAAAATTAGAGCGTGCAGCTTCCGAGCTTAAAGCAATGGTTTAG
- a CDS encoding methyl-accepting chemotaxis protein: MLANLKLRNRMLIGYSIPVILLIGIGGIVFSSANEVSQAFKQNEISKTSIIGTDQIAIGTSKVERGIRGYILTKHPSFMNVYNQALALAKEGGESANKVVANTDQKVRVKEMLNLLDQLEQFNQQLIDLMKAGKSAEALKLFSTFKSRDLAAKIDVLQDQFNEKELAIMATSTKRAESAINFLISTTLLGTLLSIAIAVAAAFLISSGITKSINQAVNAIASSASEIAATTNQQERTAGQQAVSVNQTTTTMDELSASARQSVDQASLAADSARQVLQLAESSTLGAQQVLKLAESSADAARQVLNLAEGGTEKVGQNLEGMAKLKDKVSEIAEQILRLSEQTTQIGSITNLVTDVANQTNMLALNAAVEAARAGENGKGFAVVASEIRKLADQSKKSADKINTLIVDIQDAINSTVIVTEEGKKNTESSIVLSQSTAEAFNKVAESINDVILNSSAGVVQAINEVILSNQDTSLKSLNDVVINSNQIALSAKQQAVAIQQVMEAMNALNQGAAQTASGLSQTQVGTQNLNKAAQDLKAIV; encoded by the coding sequence ATGTTAGCTAATCTTAAACTTCGCAATCGGATGTTAATCGGCTACTCTATACCAGTTATTTTACTGATTGGTATCGGTGGCATAGTTTTTTCAAGCGCGAATGAAGTATCTCAAGCATTCAAACAAAATGAAATTTCTAAAACTTCAATTATTGGAACGGATCAGATAGCGATCGGAACTTCTAAAGTTGAACGTGGTATCAGAGGTTATATATTAACTAAACATCCATCCTTTATGAATGTTTACAATCAAGCTTTAGCTTTAGCGAAAGAAGGAGGTGAATCAGCTAACAAGGTTGTAGCAAATACCGATCAAAAAGTGCGAGTAAAAGAAATGCTTAATTTGCTCGATCAACTTGAGCAGTTTAATCAACAACTAATTGATTTAATGAAAGCTGGTAAATCAGCCGAAGCACTTAAATTATTTTCTACTTTTAAAAGTCGGGATCTTGCAGCAAAAATAGATGTACTGCAAGATCAATTTAATGAGAAAGAACTTGCTATAATGGCTACCTCAACTAAAAGAGCCGAATCTGCGATTAATTTCTTAATTTCCACTACGTTATTAGGTACATTACTTTCAATAGCTATCGCCGTAGCAGCAGCATTTTTAATTTCTTCAGGTATCACTAAAAGTATTAATCAAGCAGTAAATGCTATTGCTAGTTCCGCCTCTGAAATTGCCGCTACAACTAATCAACAGGAACGCACAGCCGGACAGCAAGCTGTCTCAGTTAATCAAACAACTACTACAATGGACGAGTTAAGCGCATCTGCTCGTCAATCAGTCGATCAAGCATCTTTAGCAGCAGATAGCGCCCGTCAAGTTTTACAACTAGCTGAATCATCTACATTAGGCGCACAACAAGTATTAAAACTAGCTGAATCATCCGCAGACGCAGCCCGTCAAGTATTAAATCTTGCTGAAGGCGGAACTGAAAAAGTTGGGCAAAATTTAGAGGGAATGGCTAAGTTAAAAGATAAAGTCAGCGAAATTGCAGAACAAATTCTGCGTCTAAGTGAGCAAACAACTCAAATTGGTAGCATTACTAATTTAGTAACAGATGTTGCTAATCAAACTAATATGTTAGCTTTAAATGCTGCCGTTGAAGCTGCCCGTGCGGGAGAAAATGGCAAAGGCTTTGCAGTTGTTGCTAGTGAAATTCGTAAACTCGCAGATCAAAGCAAAAAATCAGCTGATAAAATTAATACTTTGATTGTTGACATCCAAGATGCGATTAATTCTACAGTAATAGTTACGGAAGAAGGCAAGAAAAATACTGAATCAAGCATCGTACTTTCACAATCTACTGCTGAAGCTTTTAATAAAGTAGCAGAGTCAATTAACGATGTAATTTTAAATTCTTCTGCTGGTGTAGTTCAAGCAATTAATGAGGTAATCTTGAGCAATCAAGACACTTCACTAAAATCACTCAATGATGTAGTTATCAATAGTAATCAAATCGCTTTAAGTGCTAAACAACAAGCAGTAGCAATTCAACAAGTTATGGAAGCAATGAACGCTCTTAATCAAGGGGCGGCACAAACTGCTAGCGGTCTAAGCCAAACTCAAGTTGGAACTCAAAATTTAAATAAAGCGGCTCAAGACCTGAAAGCAATAGTTTAA
- a CDS encoding CheR family methyltransferase, translating into MNDNLLQRFIQLLVSQAGWQIRQQDYISLGHKIEFRVKALKLLNAEAYYQLLSAETEQSYHEWRQLALLLTTTETYFFRDEGQFSLLRNKLIPELIEQKRKKQVLTGESKPSLRIWSAGCSTGEEPYSLAILLTQLIPDWEKWNLYIIGTDINLNALEKARHGIFTSWSFRQVNPEIQKRYFSSWKGDWKLDGKIRQMVNFEYGNLVKDSYPNTGSIYDMDLIICRNVFVYFDSNSIGIVLHKFAQSLNLTGYLITGHAELYGQGLNLLKSQVFPESVVYQRRDHVVSSPQLKDINYFASNGLNNINSPQKLDLFPSNTVKLESKQLPQFKPNYNNQINTEKTQLDVSNIEGIYKPKVVDFQAKNNSDRSTSKVNVDTIIEQVKNLVKNKNYLKAISELEKILAQHPNDFNIYYLLAKVYANLGKYPQAKKYCEQALSVDSRNIKPYYILANIAEEQGNITEAKVLLKKIIYLAPDSISAYLELASIYQQEGDITRCVKMRNVALDFLKKLPTNATVESQGDLTVGELINQLEEILNI; encoded by the coding sequence ATGAATGATAATTTATTACAACGTTTTATTCAATTGCTTGTTTCTCAGGCGGGTTGGCAAATTCGTCAGCAAGATTACATTAGTTTAGGGCATAAAATTGAATTTCGAGTTAAAGCATTGAAACTACTTAACGCAGAAGCTTATTATCAGCTATTAAGTGCTGAAACTGAGCAGAGTTATCATGAGTGGCGACAATTAGCTTTACTGTTAACAACTACTGAAACTTATTTTTTTCGGGATGAAGGGCAGTTTTCGTTATTGCGAAATAAATTAATCCCAGAATTGATTGAACAAAAAAGGAAGAAACAAGTTTTAACTGGTGAATCTAAACCTTCTTTACGGATTTGGAGTGCTGGTTGCTCAACTGGTGAAGAGCCATATTCTTTAGCTATTCTGCTCACACAGTTAATTCCTGACTGGGAAAAATGGAACCTTTATATTATTGGTACTGATATCAATTTAAATGCTTTGGAGAAAGCTAGACATGGTATTTTTACCTCTTGGTCATTTCGTCAGGTAAATCCAGAAATTCAAAAAAGATATTTTTCTTCTTGGAAAGGTGATTGGAAACTGGATGGCAAAATCCGGCAGATGGTAAATTTTGAATATGGGAATTTAGTTAAAGATTCATATCCTAATACTGGCAGTATTTATGATATGGATTTGATAATTTGTCGAAATGTTTTTGTATACTTTGATTCTAATAGTATTGGAATTGTACTACATAAGTTTGCTCAGTCTTTGAATTTAACCGGATATTTAATTACTGGTCATGCTGAACTTTATGGTCAAGGTTTAAATTTATTAAAATCTCAAGTTTTTCCTGAGTCAGTAGTGTATCAACGTCGAGATCATGTAGTAAGCTCGCCTCAACTTAAAGATATTAATTACTTTGCTAGTAATGGTTTAAATAATATTAATTCTCCACAGAAATTAGATTTATTCCCTAGCAATACTGTCAAGTTAGAAAGTAAACAACTTCCTCAGTTTAAACCTAATTATAATAATCAGATAAATACTGAAAAAACTCAGCTAGATGTAAGTAATATTGAAGGTATTTATAAACCAAAAGTTGTTGATTTTCAAGCAAAAAATAATAGCGATCGCTCCACATCTAAAGTTAACGTGGATACTATTATTGAGCAAGTGAAAAATTTAGTAAAAAACAAAAATTATTTAAAAGCAATTAGCGAATTAGAAAAAATCTTAGCTCAACATCCTAATGATTTTAATATTTACTATCTTCTAGCTAAAGTATATGCTAATTTAGGTAAATACCCGCAAGCTAAAAAATATTGTGAACAAGCTTTATCAGTAGATTCACGTAATATAAAACCCTACTATATATTGGCTAATATTGCTGAAGAACAAGGTAATATTACAGAAGCTAAGGTGCTTTTAAAAAAAATTATTTATTTAGCTCCTGATTCAATTTCGGCTTATCTAGAACTAGCGAGTATCTACCAACAAGAAGGAGATATTACAAGATGTGTCAAAATGCGTAATGTAGCTCTAGATTTTTTGAAAAAATTGCCTACTAATGCTACGGTGGAATCACAGGGTGATTTGACCGTTGGTGAATTAATCAACCAACTAGAAGAAATATTAAATATTTAA
- a CDS encoding methyl-accepting chemotaxis protein, with protein MGIGWIAYSTANQVLNTFQEVERVQAVLISINNMAIATQGMIRDSRGYLVDRDEQFKKGYQNNLETAKSTGYEVSKLVKRSDQKDRLSQMIVRISDYDEFTSKLIFMASQNQQEEAINLFKTGQGTKFVREFDRLNKEFEENEQELLAEETNQAKSAVKFLLTALGLGSLILICIDIIIAWLISSGVSKNINQAVNAIATSSTEIATTINEQERIATQQAASVNQTTTTMDELGAASRTSAEQAELAANGAREVLTLVNGANNGENFYNMQSSSLREKVTQIAEQTLRLSEQTHQIGSISTLVSDLANQTNMLALNAAVEAARAGEHGKGFSVVASEIRKLADQSKKSAERINALVLEIQNATNSTVIATDEGRKTVENVVNAVNNIAVNTQQISLTSKQQAVAIQQVVEAMNALNQSASQAASGITQTKVGTQKLNEAAINLQSVV; from the coding sequence TTGGGAATAGGTTGGATAGCCTACTCAACAGCAAATCAGGTCTTAAATACATTTCAAGAAGTTGAACGGGTGCAAGCAGTTCTAATTAGCATAAATAATATGGCAATTGCTACCCAAGGAATGATCCGCGACTCTCGCGGATATTTAGTAGATAGAGATGAACAGTTTAAGAAAGGATATCAGAATAATTTAGAAACAGCTAAGTCTACTGGTTATGAAGTTAGTAAGTTAGTTAAAAGATCAGATCAAAAAGACCGCTTGAGCCAAATGATAGTGCGAATCAGCGATTATGATGAATTTACAAGTAAACTTATATTCATGGCATCTCAAAATCAGCAAGAAGAAGCAATTAATTTATTTAAAACTGGGCAAGGTACTAAGTTTGTCCGCGAGTTTGATCGCCTGAATAAAGAATTTGAAGAAAATGAACAAGAGCTTTTAGCTGAAGAAACTAATCAAGCTAAATCTGCTGTGAAATTTTTGTTAACAGCTTTAGGATTAGGTTCTTTAATATTAATTTGTATTGATATAATTATTGCTTGGTTAATATCATCAGGTGTTAGTAAAAATATTAATCAAGCTGTGAATGCGATCGCCACTTCTTCCACTGAAATTGCTACTACTATTAACGAACAAGAACGCATTGCTACTCAACAAGCTGCCTCTGTTAATCAAACTACTACCACAATGGATGAATTAGGTGCCGCATCTCGTACTTCTGCTGAACAAGCTGAACTAGCTGCCAATGGTGCTAGAGAAGTTTTAACTTTAGTTAATGGCGCTAATAATGGGGAAAATTTCTATAATATGCAAAGTTCTAGCCTACGGGAAAAAGTAACACAAATTGCTGAACAAACTTTGCGTTTAAGCGAGCAAACTCATCAAATAGGATCAATTTCTACACTGGTGAGTGATTTAGCTAATCAAACTAATATGTTAGCATTAAACGCTGCTGTAGAAGCTGCACGCGCTGGTGAACATGGTAAAGGTTTTTCAGTAGTTGCTTCTGAAATTCGCAAACTTGCAGATCAAAGCAAGAAATCAGCAGAACGCATTAATGCTTTAGTATTAGAAATTCAGAATGCTACCAACTCTACAGTAATAGCTACTGATGAAGGACGTAAAACTGTTGAAAATGTAGTTAATGCTGTCAATAATATTGCGGTAAATACACAACAAATTTCCCTAACTTCTAAACAGCAAGCTGTAGCAATTCAACAAGTAGTAGAAGCAATGAATGCTCTTAATCAAAGTGCATCTCAAGCTGCTAGCGGTATTACTCAGACAAAAGTTGGAACCCAAAAACTAAATGAAGCTGCAATAAATCTTCAGTCAGTGGTTTAG